One Alkaliphilus sp. B6464 genomic window carries:
- a CDS encoding urocanate hydratase — MINNIDISNAMTIKLDNVLPEMPKFIEGIRRAPDRGFKLSKEQTETALKNALRYVPEELHETLAPEFLEELMTMGRIYGYRFRPEGHIKGRPIHEYKGNCIEGKAFQVMIDNNLDFDVALYPYELVTYGETGSVFQNWMQYRLIKKYLEVMTDHQTLVIESGHPLGLFRSKPDSPRVIITNALMIGMFDNLNDWEIAEQMGVANYGQMTAGGWMYIGPQGIVHGTFNTLLNAGRLKFGMGPDEDLRGKLFISSGLGGMSGAQPKAMEIANGVSIIAEVDYSRIRTRHDQGWVNRYSADLEEIFNIAKEYLDKKEPISIAYHGNVVDLLDYVVKNNIKVELLSDQTSCHAVYDGGYCPQGLNFDERTEMLKKDREQFKNRVDETLRTHFKLIKTLVERGTYFFDYGNSFMKAIYDAGVKEISKNGVDEKDGFIFPSYVEDIMGPELFDYGYGPFRWVCLSGEHEDLIKTDKAAMDCIDPNRRGQDRDNYVWIRDAEQNKLVVGTQARILYQDAMGRTKIALKFNEIVRNREVGPIMLGRDHHDVSGTDSPFRETANIKDGSNVMADMATQCFAGNAARGMSLIALHNGGGVGIGKSINGGFGMVLDGSERVDNILKSAMPWDVMGGVARRAWARNENSITTSMEYNKNNDGTDHITIPYIPKEELVKNLVESAFAKK, encoded by the coding sequence TTGATTAATAATATTGATATCTCAAATGCAATGACTATTAAGCTAGATAATGTACTTCCAGAAATGCCTAAATTTATTGAAGGTATTAGAAGAGCACCAGATAGGGGATTTAAATTAAGCAAAGAACAGACAGAAACTGCCCTTAAAAATGCTCTAAGATATGTACCAGAAGAGTTACATGAAACTTTAGCACCAGAGTTTTTAGAGGAACTTATGACAATGGGAAGAATTTATGGATATAGATTCAGACCAGAAGGACATATAAAGGGAAGACCTATACATGAATATAAGGGGAACTGTATAGAAGGTAAAGCTTTTCAAGTAATGATAGATAATAATTTAGATTTTGATGTAGCTCTTTATCCATACGAGCTAGTAACCTATGGAGAAACAGGAAGTGTATTTCAAAATTGGATGCAATATAGATTAATTAAAAAATATTTAGAGGTAATGACAGATCACCAAACCTTAGTGATTGAGTCCGGACATCCATTAGGACTATTCAGATCAAAGCCAGACAGTCCTAGAGTTATAATTACAAATGCTTTAATGATAGGAATGTTTGATAATCTGAATGATTGGGAAATAGCGGAGCAAATGGGTGTGGCTAACTATGGGCAAATGACAGCCGGAGGATGGATGTACATTGGTCCTCAAGGAATTGTACATGGAACCTTTAATACATTGTTAAATGCAGGAAGATTAAAGTTTGGTATGGGACCTGATGAGGACTTAAGAGGAAAGCTTTTCATAAGCTCAGGACTTGGAGGAATGAGTGGTGCTCAACCTAAGGCCATGGAAATAGCAAATGGTGTTTCTATTATTGCTGAAGTTGATTATTCAAGAATAAGGACAAGACATGACCAAGGATGGGTAAATAGATATTCAGCAGATTTAGAAGAAATATTTAATATTGCGAAAGAATATTTAGATAAGAAGGAACCAATTTCAATCGCTTATCATGGCAATGTTGTAGATCTATTAGATTATGTTGTTAAAAATAATATAAAAGTAGAGCTATTGTCAGATCAAACCTCTTGCCATGCTGTTTATGATGGTGGATATTGTCCACAAGGACTAAACTTTGATGAGAGAACAGAAATGCTTAAAAAAGATAGAGAACAATTTAAAAATCGAGTAGATGAAACCTTAAGAACCCATTTTAAACTTATTAAAACCTTAGTAGAAAGAGGAACTTATTTCTTTGACTATGGTAATTCATTTATGAAGGCTATATATGATGCAGGAGTAAAGGAAATTTCTAAAAATGGAGTGGATGAAAAAGACGGCTTTATTTTCCCATCCTATGTTGAAGATATTATGGGACCAGAGCTGTTTGACTATGGATATGGGCCTTTCCGTTGGGTTTGTTTAAGTGGAGAGCATGAAGATTTAATTAAGACAGATAAAGCTGCAATGGACTGTATTGATCCAAATAGAAGAGGTCAGGATAGAGATAACTATGTGTGGATTAGAGATGCAGAACAAAATAAATTAGTAGTAGGAACCCAGGCAAGAATACTTTATCAAGATGCTATGGGAAGAACAAAGATAGCATTGAAGTTTAATGAGATAGTACGAAATAGAGAAGTAGGCCCTATTATGCTAGGTAGGGATCACCACGATGTTAGTGGTACAGACTCTCCATTTAGAGAAACAGCTAATATTAAAGATGGAAGCAATGTTATGGCAGATATGGCTACCCAATGTTTTGCTGGAAATGCTGCAAGGGGTATGAGCTTAATAGCACTGCATAACGGTGGCGGAGTAGGTATTGGTAAATCTATTAATGGTGGTTTTGGAATGGTACTAGATGGAAGTGAGAGGGTGGATAACATATTAAAGTCTGCCATGCCATGGGATGTAATGGGTGGCGTGGCAAGAAGAGCTTGGGCAAGAAATGAAAATTCCATTACTACTAGTATGGAGTATAACAAAAATAATGATGGAACTGACCATATTACTATACCTTATATACCTAAGGAAGAATTAGTTAAAAATTTAGTTGAATCTGCTTTTGCAAAAAAGTAA
- the rapZ gene encoding RNase adapter RapZ, translating into MRFVIITGLSGAGKSQAVKYLEDFGFYCIDNLPPTLIPKFAELCHQSQGALDKVALVIDIRGGMFFDDLFTSLESLEALGYKYEILFLDASDNALIKRFKETRRNHPLSGDGSISKGIALEREKLKELKARASNIIDTTNLRPAQLKDELTNIYVEGNESNNLIISIVSFGFKHGIPLDADLVFDVRFLPNPFYIEELRNFTGNDTKVREYVMNSPVSVEFSNKLNDMINFLIPQYIKEGKNQLVIAIGCTGGMHRSVTIAHVLHNYLKEKGYRVLMNHRDSSLSVGRKG; encoded by the coding sequence ATGAGATTTGTAATAATCACAGGCTTATCTGGAGCTGGAAAAAGTCAGGCAGTTAAATATTTGGAAGACTTCGGCTTTTATTGTATAGATAATTTACCTCCTACTTTAATTCCTAAATTCGCAGAGTTATGCCATCAGTCTCAAGGTGCTCTTGATAAGGTGGCATTAGTTATAGATATTCGAGGTGGTATGTTTTTTGATGATCTTTTTACTAGTTTAGAAAGTTTGGAAGCATTAGGCTATAAATACGAGATTTTATTTTTAGATGCTAGTGATAATGCTTTAATTAAGAGGTTTAAAGAGACAAGAAGAAATCACCCCTTATCAGGAGATGGATCTATTTCAAAAGGCATTGCGCTAGAAAGAGAAAAGCTTAAGGAACTTAAGGCAAGGGCAAGTAATATTATAGATACTACAAATCTTAGACCAGCTCAGCTTAAAGATGAGTTAACGAATATTTATGTTGAAGGCAATGAGTCGAACAACTTAATTATCTCCATTGTATCCTTTGGGTTTAAACATGGGATACCATTAGATGCAGATTTGGTTTTCGATGTTAGGTTTTTGCCAAACCCATTTTATATTGAAGAGCTTAGAAATTTTACAGGTAATGATACAAAAGTTAGAGAATATGTTATGAATTCTCCTGTTAGTGTGGAGTTTTCCAATAAATTAAATGATATGATTAACTTTTTAATTCCACAATATATAAAAGAAGGTAAAAATCAATTAGTTATTGCTATTGGATGTACAGGAGGAATGCATAGATCAGTTACTATTGCCCATGTACTTCATAATTATCTAAAAGAAAAAGGATACAGAGTGCTTATGAATCACCGAGATTCAAGTTTATCTGTAGGAAGGAAAGGATAG
- the murB gene encoding UDP-N-acetylmuramate dehydrogenase, with the protein MNKIEIYEKLTQLISKEAVLLDEPMNKHTSFKIGGPADVMVIPESVEQVQWAIKVCKENNIPYFIMGNGSNLIVRDKGMRCVVIKIADKFKDVIIEGTKVVAQAGILLSTLSKKIMAESLKGFEFASGIPGTLGGAITMNAGAYGGEMKDVIKGAKVLDPNGEIKYFSLEELELGYRTSVIQTKGYIVLEVEMELEKGDYEEIVAITKDLTERRTTKQPLHLPSAGSVFKRPTGYFAGKLIEDSGLKGERVGGAQVSELHSGFIVNVDNATSADVLGLIALVQNKVRENFGVDLQTEVRIIGEE; encoded by the coding sequence ATGAATAAAATAGAAATATATGAAAAGCTAACACAATTAATCTCAAAAGAAGCAGTTTTACTTGATGAACCTATGAATAAACATACTTCCTTTAAAATAGGAGGACCAGCAGATGTTATGGTTATACCAGAGTCTGTAGAACAAGTTCAATGGGCTATTAAAGTTTGTAAGGAGAATAATATACCATATTTTATTATGGGAAATGGAAGTAACCTTATTGTAAGAGATAAAGGTATGCGATGCGTAGTTATTAAAATTGCAGATAAGTTTAAAGATGTAATTATCGAAGGAACAAAAGTAGTTGCACAGGCAGGAATTTTACTGTCAACACTGTCTAAAAAAATAATGGCAGAAAGTTTGAAGGGCTTTGAGTTTGCAAGTGGTATTCCAGGAACCTTAGGTGGAGCTATAACTATGAATGCTGGTGCCTATGGTGGAGAGATGAAGGATGTTATTAAGGGTGCTAAGGTGTTAGACCCAAATGGTGAGATAAAATATTTTTCTTTGGAAGAATTGGAGTTAGGATACCGTACTAGTGTGATTCAAACTAAAGGGTATATAGTTCTAGAAGTTGAAATGGAGCTTGAAAAAGGTGACTACGAAGAAATAGTAGCAATAACAAAGGATTTAACAGAAAGAAGAACTACAAAACAACCCCTACATTTGCCTAGTGCTGGAAGTGTTTTTAAAAGACCTACAGGATATTTTGCAGGCAAATTAATAGAAGATAGTGGGCTAAAGGGAGAAAGAGTAGGGGGCGCACAAGTGTCTGAATTGCATAGTGGTTTTATTGTTAATGTTGATAATGCTACGTCAGCAGATGTACTTGGATTAATTGCTTTAGTACAGAATAAGGTACGAGAAAATTTTGGAGTAGATTTACAAACAGAAGTTAGAATAATTGGAGAAGAGTAA
- the moaA gene encoding GTP 3',8-cyclase MoaA, which yields MKDLFSRRINYMRISITDLCNLRCQYCMPEEGICKKDHDDMLSLEEIVKIVKAGAKLGIDKVRITGGEPLVRNGIVEFVQMISNIEGIKDIAITTNGILLPKYGEDLKNAGLKRVNISIDSLKPDKYKEITRGGDLSKVLDGINEAIRLGLTPVKLNVVAIGGYNDDEIGDFIELTKDKPIDVRFIELMPIGEASEWGKDRFISNEDIKNKFVDLVPTETEPSSPAKYYKLPGGKGRVGFINPISNHFCGDCNRLRLTSDGKLKPCLHSNNEIDILEVARKNPEKIYDVLKSAILSKPEKHDLYSEDHEESNRSMFQIGG from the coding sequence ATGAAGGACTTATTCAGTAGAAGAATAAATTATATGAGAATTTCAATAACAGATCTATGTAATTTAAGATGTCAGTATTGTATGCCCGAAGAAGGAATATGTAAAAAAGATCACGATGATATGCTAAGCCTAGAGGAAATTGTGAAAATAGTAAAGGCTGGGGCTAAATTAGGTATTGATAAAGTAAGAATTACTGGAGGAGAACCTTTGGTAAGAAATGGAATAGTAGAGTTTGTACAGATGATATCAAATATAGAGGGAATTAAAGATATAGCTATAACAACTAATGGTATTTTACTACCTAAATATGGTGAAGATCTAAAAAATGCTGGTTTAAAAAGGGTTAACATTAGTATAGACTCATTAAAACCTGATAAATATAAGGAAATAACAAGGGGCGGAGACTTATCTAAGGTGCTAGATGGTATAAATGAGGCAATAAGGTTAGGACTAACTCCAGTTAAACTTAATGTTGTAGCTATAGGTGGATATAACGATGATGAAATAGGAGACTTTATTGAGCTTACTAAGGACAAGCCAATAGATGTACGTTTTATAGAATTAATGCCGATTGGTGAAGCTAGCGAATGGGGAAAAGATAGATTTATATCTAACGAAGATATTAAAAATAAATTTGTAGATTTAGTGCCTACTGAAACAGAGCCGTCCAGCCCTGCAAAATATTATAAACTTCCTGGAGGGAAAGGAAGGGTAGGATTTATTAATCCTATTAGCAATCATTTTTGTGGAGATTGTAATAGACTGCGTTTGACATCAGATGGCAAATTAAAGCCCTGTCTACACAGTAATAATGAAATTGATATTTTGGAAGTTGCTAGAAAGAACCCGGAAAAAATATATGATGTTTTAAAATCAGCTATTTTAAGTAAACCAGAGAAGCATGACCTTTACTCAGAAGATCATGAAGAAAGCAATAGAAGTATGTTTCAAATAGGAGGCTAG
- the whiA gene encoding DNA-binding protein WhiA has protein sequence MSFSANTKGELARIYSDEPCCQLAELAALIRMCGTLQLVGGAQKLNIKLTTENPAIARKLFKLFKDIYKIHIEVMVRRNPRLRKNNHYLMVVTHNMGSKMILEDIEILRKDTNSFDISYGAPVGLLQKRCCKRAYLRGAFLGGGSVSDPEKTYHLEFVTHSSDHSESLKDLINSFQLNAKIVERKGNYVVYLKEGDQVVDLLNIIEAHSALLDLENVRIYKQMRNDVNRIVNCETANLSKIVDAAIRQIENIQYIKDTVGLGYLPVNLRDIADLRLEYQEASLKELGEMLNPTIGKSGVNHRLRKIDEIATKLQEGKK, from the coding sequence ATGTCATTTTCAGCCAATACTAAGGGCGAGCTTGCTAGAATTTATTCTGATGAACCTTGCTGTCAATTAGCGGAATTAGCAGCTTTAATTAGGATGTGTGGTACTCTACAGTTAGTAGGCGGAGCACAAAAATTAAATATTAAATTAACTACAGAGAATCCAGCAATTGCACGGAAGTTATTTAAATTATTTAAAGATATATATAAAATACATATTGAAGTAATGGTAAGAAGAAATCCTAGATTAAGAAAGAACAATCATTATCTAATGGTTGTTACGCATAATATGGGTAGTAAGATGATTTTAGAAGATATTGAAATTTTAAGAAAGGATACTAATTCATTTGATATCTCCTATGGAGCTCCCGTTGGTTTGCTACAAAAAAGATGCTGTAAGAGAGCATATTTACGTGGAGCATTTTTAGGTGGGGGCTCTGTTAGCGATCCAGAGAAAACCTATCATTTAGAGTTTGTAACCCATAGCTCAGATCATAGCGAGTCTTTAAAAGATCTAATAAATAGCTTTCAGTTAAATGCGAAGATAGTAGAACGCAAGGGAAACTATGTAGTTTATTTAAAAGAAGGAGATCAAGTAGTGGACTTATTGAATATTATAGAAGCCCACAGTGCCCTACTAGATTTAGAAAATGTAAGAATTTATAAACAGATGAGAAATGATGTAAATCGTATTGTTAATTGTGAGACAGCTAACTTAAGTAAAATAGTAGATGCGGCTATTAGACAAATTGAAAATATACAATACATTAAGGATACAGTAGGATTGGGATATTTACCTGTAAACTTACGAGATATTGCAGATCTTAGGTTAGAATATCAAGAGGCTAGCTTAAAGGAATTAGGTGAGATGTTAAATCCTACTATCGGAAAATCAGGAGTAAACCATCGTCTTAGAAAAATAGATGAAATAGCCACTAAACTACAAGAAGGTAAGAAGTGA
- a CDS encoding extracellular solute-binding protein, translated as MRNRGYKVFKLFLCLLLIFFIVIGPYYLVTYRPHDVDYNKENDEQQWTGVISFWDYPRLDQKTGTNFGWIYEKIRAFERANPGVYINFRPLNWEKGPIQVDTAVKMGNLPDIVPIGSDYSIISRDVLEPLDQYLTVDEIKDFRENALKSVKYDSKIYGVPWMMTTYTMVLNLDLFSERGVMPPENGDWTYEEFVDKMQALTFDSKGNNKIDHYGFNSFIQPGYYNVWGILLSDGAKVFNHKMQYSFNDDKALSGVQKLIDLKTQYSIVHPDFGVNNSNKSWTNFYKDKNIAAYPVGTWSLNVLDGLQKEGTGFNYAIAKFPSGKLGKSVTLSNMIGSYGMSKQEDRQKAEIIVKFLKFLVKDEYQQNLTRLGVFPARKSIGNIYADDPNMTMIYEDLENANVIFDHPYWKEIDEILQREIQQGVIGNKSAQEVLRDAEEKVTILLNRLGN; from the coding sequence ATGAGAAACAGAGGATACAAAGTTTTTAAACTTTTTTTATGCTTACTTTTAATATTTTTTATTGTAATAGGACCATATTATTTAGTAACCTATCGTCCACACGATGTGGATTATAATAAAGAAAATGATGAGCAGCAATGGACAGGGGTAATAAGTTTTTGGGATTATCCGAGATTAGATCAAAAAACTGGAACTAATTTTGGGTGGATATACGAGAAAATTAGAGCCTTTGAAAGAGCTAATCCTGGAGTATATATAAATTTTAGACCCCTAAATTGGGAAAAGGGGCCTATACAAGTAGATACTGCTGTAAAAATGGGTAACTTACCTGATATAGTTCCTATTGGTAGCGACTATAGCATTATTAGCAGGGATGTATTAGAGCCATTAGATCAGTATCTAACCGTAGATGAAATTAAGGATTTTAGAGAAAATGCCCTTAAATCTGTTAAATATGATAGTAAAATATATGGTGTACCTTGGATGATGACTACTTATACAATGGTATTAAATTTAGACTTGTTTAGTGAAAGAGGAGTTATGCCTCCTGAAAATGGCGACTGGACCTATGAGGAATTTGTTGATAAAATGCAGGCACTAACCTTTGATAGTAAGGGGAATAATAAGATAGATCATTACGGATTTAATAGCTTTATTCAGCCAGGTTATTATAACGTGTGGGGAATACTACTTAGTGACGGGGCGAAGGTTTTTAATCACAAAATGCAATATAGTTTTAATGATGATAAGGCATTAAGTGGAGTCCAAAAATTAATAGACTTAAAAACACAATATTCTATTGTACATCCTGATTTTGGGGTTAATAATTCTAATAAATCATGGACTAACTTTTATAAGGATAAAAACATTGCAGCTTATCCAGTAGGTACCTGGTCTTTAAATGTACTGGATGGATTGCAAAAAGAAGGAACAGGGTTTAACTATGCTATAGCTAAATTTCCAAGTGGAAAGCTTGGAAAATCTGTTACATTGAGTAATATGATAGGGTCATATGGTATGTCCAAACAAGAAGATAGGCAAAAAGCAGAAATAATAGTAAAGTTTTTAAAGTTTTTAGTAAAGGACGAGTATCAGCAAAACCTTACTAGGTTAGGTGTATTTCCAGCTAGAAAATCTATTGGAAATATATATGCAGATGATCCTAATATGACTATGATATATGAAGATTTAGAAAATGCTAATGTAATATTTGATCACCCATATTGGAAGGAAATAGATGAAATATTGCAAAGGGAGATACAACAAGGAGTAATCGGAAATAAAAGTGCGCAAGAGGTTTTGAGGGATGCAGAGGAAAAAGTTACTATATTATTGAATAGGCTTGGAAATTGA
- a CDS encoding gluconeogenesis factor YvcK family protein, which yields MKLIHWLKPGLKIKRWVLCGLIGVFLISISISYYLFELNLLFNNWLRILLGIVGLVILFFSLRQGVISILDLVYHPPTLTGKNDGSKLDKKIYDKKILARGPKIVVIGGGTGLSVLLRGLKLFTSNITAIVTVADDGGGSGKLREDLGMLPPGDIRNCILALADMEPTMEQLLQYRFEEGDLKGQSFGNLLIASMNGISGNFEEAIKKISDVLAVTGKVLPVTLRNITLYAKLKNGTVIKGESNIPVKSLEENSPIEKVFIKPKEAETIKEAIDAIEDADIVLLGPGSLYTSVIPNLLVKNIKESLNKTKALKVYITNVMTQPGETTGYTVSSYVNALLDHWPDGSIDYVIANTGMINNIISEKYETEGAEVTKLTQEDRDKLNDMGIKLITEDLIDIKKDYVRHDAIKLSKIIINLVLQWKVANDRNRIIDYFYIRELIKKIY from the coding sequence ATGAAACTGATTCATTGGCTAAAACCAGGCTTAAAAATTAAAAGATGGGTATTATGTGGACTGATAGGAGTATTTCTAATTTCTATATCTATATCCTATTATTTATTTGAACTTAATTTGCTATTTAATAATTGGCTTAGAATATTATTAGGTATAGTAGGACTAGTTATATTGTTTTTTTCCTTAAGACAAGGAGTTATTTCAATTTTAGACCTAGTATACCATCCACCTACACTAACAGGTAAAAATGATGGTAGTAAGCTAGATAAAAAAATATATGATAAGAAGATTTTGGCTCGTGGACCTAAAATTGTTGTAATTGGTGGAGGGACAGGACTTTCAGTTTTACTTAGAGGATTGAAGCTTTTTACGTCTAATATTACAGCTATTGTTACTGTTGCTGATGATGGTGGCGGTTCTGGAAAGCTAAGGGAGGATTTAGGTATGCTTCCTCCAGGTGATATTAGAAACTGTATACTGGCTTTGGCAGACATGGAACCTACTATGGAACAACTTTTGCAATATAGATTTGAAGAAGGAGATTTAAAAGGCCAGAGTTTTGGAAATCTACTCATTGCATCTATGAATGGTATAAGTGGTAATTTTGAAGAAGCTATTAAGAAAATAAGCGATGTTTTAGCAGTGACAGGAAAGGTTTTACCTGTTACCCTTAGAAATATTACATTGTATGCTAAGCTTAAAAATGGAACAGTTATTAAGGGAGAGTCCAATATACCTGTAAAAAGTTTAGAGGAAAATAGTCCTATAGAAAAAGTTTTTATTAAACCAAAGGAAGCAGAAACTATTAAAGAAGCGATAGATGCTATTGAGGATGCTGATATAGTTCTGCTGGGTCCAGGAAGCCTATACACCAGCGTTATACCTAATTTACTTGTGAAGAATATTAAAGAAAGCTTAAATAAAACTAAGGCACTTAAAGTTTATATTACTAATGTAATGACTCAGCCAGGAGAAACTACTGGCTACACCGTATCTTCATACGTAAATGCATTGCTAGATCATTGGCCAGATGGATCTATTGATTATGTAATAGCTAATACAGGTATGATTAATAACATCATTAGTGAAAAATATGAAACAGAGGGTGCAGAAGTTACTAAACTAACACAAGAAGATAGAGATAAACTAAATGATATGGGTATTAAATTAATTACGGAAGATTTAATAGACATAAAAAAAGATTACGTAAGACATGATGCAATAAAATTATCAAAGATTATTATTAATTTAGTACTACAGTGGAAAGTGGCAAATGATAGAAATCGTATAATAGATTATTTTTATATACGGGAACTTATAAAGAAAATTTACTAA
- the ftcD gene encoding glutamate formimidoyltransferase, with protein sequence MSNVKKIVQCVPNFSEGRDLEKIERIINPFRGKEGVKLLDYSNDFDHNRAVVTVVGEPEAVKAAVIEAMGIAIKEIDMTKHEGQHPRMGAIDVVPFIPIKNMTMEEAVELAKEVGKEAWEKHKLPIFLYEKAASSPARENLATVRKGQFEGMAEKVKDPDWAPDFGESNIHPTAGITAVGARMPLVAFNVNIDTPNIEIANKIAKNVRHLTGGLRYCKGIGIDLKERGIVQVSMNMTDYTKTALYRAFELIKIEARRYGVNVVGSEIIGLLPMEALIDTAVYYLGVEDFSMDQVLEYRMME encoded by the coding sequence ATGAGCAATGTAAAAAAGATAGTTCAATGTGTACCTAATTTTAGTGAGGGAAGAGATTTAGAAAAAATAGAAAGAATAATAAATCCTTTTAGAGGTAAAGAAGGAGTTAAACTTTTAGACTATAGTAATGACTTTGACCACAATAGGGCAGTAGTCACTGTAGTAGGTGAACCTGAAGCTGTAAAGGCGGCTGTTATTGAGGCTATGGGAATAGCAATTAAGGAGATAGATATGACAAAGCACGAAGGTCAGCACCCTAGAATGGGAGCTATAGATGTTGTGCCCTTTATTCCTATTAAAAATATGACCATGGAGGAAGCTGTTGAACTGGCAAAGGAGGTAGGCAAAGAAGCTTGGGAAAAGCACAAACTACCAATCTTCCTTTACGAGAAGGCCGCTTCAAGCCCTGCTAGAGAAAACTTAGCTACTGTTAGAAAAGGACAGTTTGAAGGTATGGCTGAAAAGGTTAAAGATCCAGACTGGGCACCAGACTTTGGAGAAAGCAATATACATCCAACCGCAGGTATAACTGCTGTGGGAGCTAGAATGCCACTAGTAGCATTTAATGTTAATATAGATACTCCAAATATAGAAATTGCGAACAAAATTGCTAAAAATGTAAGACATTTAACTGGAGGACTTAGATATTGTAAAGGTATAGGTATAGATCTAAAGGAACGCGGAATTGTTCAAGTTTCCATGAATATGACTGATTATACAAAAACTGCATTATATCGTGCATTTGAGCTTATTAAAATAGAGGCTAGACGCTATGGTGTAAATGTAGTTGGAAGTGAAATAATAGGATTGTTGCCAATGGAAGCTTTGATAGACACAGCAGTTTACTATCTAGGTGTAGAAGATTTTTCAATGGATCAGGTACTTGAGTATAGAATGATGGAATAG
- a CDS encoding NUDIX hydrolase, with translation MREEISAGGVVVFGNTILLLKKYNGDWVLPKGKVELDETFEQTAIREVYEEASVKVEVLRYLGKIHYTYKNNWEDNNVINKTVHWFLMQSRSMDCIPLKEEGFIDAKFIHMNRSVDLAKYDDEKEIIIKAIEEYNKTSQN, from the coding sequence GTGCGTGAGGAAATAAGTGCTGGTGGTGTTGTTGTTTTTGGGAATACCATATTACTTTTGAAGAAATATAACGGCGACTGGGTACTTCCAAAGGGCAAGGTAGAACTAGACGAAACCTTTGAACAAACTGCTATCAGGGAAGTTTATGAAGAAGCTTCTGTTAAAGTAGAAGTACTTCGGTACCTTGGTAAAATACATTATACCTATAAAAATAATTGGGAAGATAATAATGTTATTAATAAAACTGTTCATTGGTTTTTAATGCAATCTAGATCTATGGATTGTATACCTTTAAAAGAAGAAGGGTTTATTGATGCAAAATTCATTCATATGAATAGATCTGTTGATTTAGCGAAATATGATGATGAAAAAGAAATTATTATAAAGGCTATAGAAGAATATAATAAGACCTCACAGAATTAG